From the Selenomonas sp. oral taxon 920 genome, the window CGTCGAGAGTGTCGGGCGCACGCCTTTGTCCCGCGCATACTCCGCCAGCTCAAAGAAATCGGGGCGGATCAGCGGCTCACCGCCCGAGAAGAGAAGCACGGGCACGCGGAACTCCGCCAGTCCGTCGATAAAGCGCTTTGCCTCCTCTGTCGTCAGCTCGCCCTCGTACTTCTGCCCGTCCGAGGACATATAGCAGTGGCGGCAGCGGAGGTTGCACGTACGCGTCGAGTTCCAGACCACCACAGGCCCCATCCCCTCCGCAGCACCGCTCTTCATGCGGTGTGCGTTATGCCCGTAGCGCAGCGCGTCGCCGTAGTATTCATCCATAAAAAGAAGCTTCGTCACACTGATCATAAGGGTCTCCTAAATACACAAAAATCCCAAATCAATCGCAGGGGGGCTGCTCATTCCGCTTGCGAATCCCATCGAGAAGCAAACGCGTCTTGAGCGCAATGTTCTCCTGAAACGTCAGATCCAGCTGACTGAACGCCGCTGCCTGATAGAGCGAGTGGAACATCTCCGCGATCAGATCGACCGGCACATCACTGCGGATCTCCCCCGCTGCCTGCCCCTCACGAATGATCTCTGTGAACACCTGCTTGATCTGCGGTGCCATACGGCTGCCCGATGGATTTTCCCCAGATGCGTGCGGGGGTATGCCCTCAGCAGCATGTGGTGCACCATGATGCGACGCCGAGAGAAAGAGCGGCATGACGTAGCGGTTCTCATCGAGGAACTTCGCCGTCACACGCGCCCCCACCTCAAGAAGTTCGAGCGACGTGCGCTCCGCTGCACGTGCCTCAGCGAGAGCCATGCGGATCGTCTCACCAAGACGCCCGAGCAGGGAGAACAGCAGATCCTCTTTCGAACTGAAATAATTGTAAAAAGTCCCAATGCCGAGATCTGCGGTGCCCATGATATCCGCAACCGAGGTCTCCTTGTAGCCCTTCTTCGAGAATTCGCTGATCGCAGCTTCGAGAATCGTGCGTCGCGACTGCAGCTTCTTGCGCTCCCGACGTCCCATTTTCTCCTCCAAAAGAACTTCACCCTTTCTTTCGTCCTGTGGAACTATATTATAGCGAAAAATTTCATATTTGAAAAGCAAAATATGAATCTCGTTCATATTTTCATTCTCAATGCGTTTATTGAGAATAACAAAAAAGACGTCGGCATATGCCAACGTCCTGCATTCGATGTATGGTGACCCAGGAGGGACTCGAACCCCCGACCCTTTGATTCGTAGTCAAATACTCTAATCCAACTGAGCTACTGAGTCACGTGTCTCGCGACTTGATTATAATAGCAGATATGGGGAGGGCTGTCAAGGAGTTTTTTAGAAGTACCCCTGTCCTCCAGCGGAGCAGGCCATCACGCCATCTCACCCCACACACCGTCTTTGTAGAGGTGCGTGAGCCGCACGGGAACAATCTCGCCGCGTGTCACGGGCGCATCCGTATAGACGCGCACATACGTCTCCGTCAGCCCGTCCGTCACGCCGTCCTCCGTCGTTTCAAAGAGCACCTCTTGGGCAGAGCCGAGCTGCGTGCGGTGATACGCCTCTGCCAGTTCCTCCGCGAGTGCCTGCATCCGTGCCGCACGCTCCCTGCGCACCATCGGCGGTACCTGATCCGTGCGCCGTGCCGCGGGCGTCCCCTTGCGCGCCGAATACGGAAAGACGTGCATCCGCGCAAATCCCATCGCACGCACGAACGCGAGCCCCGCCGCAAAGTCCTCCTCCGTCTCCCCCGGAAAGCCCACGATGATGTCCGTCGAGATCGCCACCCCCGGCACCGCCGCACGCACATCCGCGACGAGCTGTGCGAACTGTTCCGTCGTATAGTGACGGTTCATCGCGCGCAGCACGTTATCACTCCCCGCCTGCAGCGGCAGATGCAGATGCGCCGCGAAACGCGGCTCTGTCCGCATCAGTTCGAGGAGCTCCGCTGAGAGCTCCACCGACTCCAGAGAACCGAGCCGCAGCCGCCGCAGTCCTTTCTCCGCGAGCGCCGTGCGGCACGCGTCCGCAAGCGTCGGACGTGCCACGAGATCAATCCCATACGCCCCGAGATGGATGCCCGTCAGCACCACCTCGTGAAATCCCGCCTCCGTCAACAGACGCATCTCGCGCGCGACGGCAGAGAGCTCGCGCGACTTCACGGGGCCGCGCGCATATGGGATGATGCAGAACGTGCAGAAATTCTGGCAGCCGTCCTCGATCTTCAGGAACGCGCGCGTACGGTGCGGCATAGCGTGCAGCGGGATATCCTCAAAGACGCGCGCCTGCATGATATCCGTAATTGTCCCCGCCACCCCCGTATCCGCACGCAGGGATGCCTCCACATAGTCCACGATGCGCGCGCGCTCCTTCGTCCCGATCACCACGCGCACCCCTTCGAGTGCACGGATCTCCTCAGGCGCGACCTGCGCGTAGCAGCCTGTCACCGCAATGCAGGCAGCTGGATTCGTACGCGCTGCGCGGCGGATCAGCTGGCGCGACTTGCGGTCGCTCAGATGCGTCACCGAGCACGTATTGATAACATACACATCCGCCGCCGTCTCAAACGGCACGACCTCATAGCCGCGTGCGCGGAACAGCCCCTCCATCGTCTCCGTCTCGAACTGGTTCACCTTGCAGCCGAGCGTCATAAACGCAGCCCTCACATCGCACCTCCTCCACAAATATTTTCCTATTCTACCACATAATTGCTGCGCGCAATAATTTTTTCTCGGAAAACTAATGACATTTTTGCAAAAAACGATATAATAGTATGTAGGAAATTATTCCCACGACCATGGAAGGGGGAACATATATGGCGACAATCACACAGATGACCGGCGCCGCGCGCAGCATCTACAGCTCGCTCTACGCGAACAACTCGCGCACGGACGCAACGGCAGCACTCTTCGCCGATCAGAACCGCAAACACCGCGGTTCGAGTTACTACTCCACACAGTACAGAGGCACGGAGTCCAGTGCAAAGGAACTGCGCTCCATCATGGATATTGCGAATCAGGCACGCAGCCTGCGCAAGTCCTACGCGGAGACCAGCTCACGGTTCTACGCCGAGTACGACTCGAACATGAAGGATCTCCGGAAGTCCGCCGGCAAACTCAGCAATACGGACTTCCAACTGAGCAGCACCGACATCACGACCAACGCAGACGGGTCCAAGACCTACAGCGACCGCCTCAAAAGCGCCATCAGCAACGTCAAGGATCTCGTCAGTGAGTACAACGAGACGAATGACTTCCTGCGCGAGAACAAGAGCCTCGGCAAGGGTGTCCGTCAGCTCACGACCGAGTTCTCTGACACCACGTACAAGGCGGACTCCTATGCCAAGATGGGCATTACCGTCGATGCCAAAACAGGTAATATGAGCGTGAATGAGAGCCGCCTGGCCCGTGCTCTCACGGACTCCCCCGCACAGTCCGAGGCAATCCTCGGCAGGGGCGGACTCGCCGGACGTGCCGACCGTCACGCACAGTATGCCCAGATGGCACGCAGCCGCGTCATCCCCTCGATGGAGCAGGCGATCGGCAGCCAGCTCAACTACGCGTCGAACCTGCTGAACGGCAGATCGCTGCCCACCATGTCGCGCTACTCGAACATGCTGAACCTCTTCAGCATCTACGTCTAAGGAGACAGTAAAATGGATCTCACAATGGATATCGCACAGATGTCGGTCGGTATGCACCAGATGCAGGCACAGCAGAGCCTTGGCATCGCCGTCGCAAAGATGGCAATGGACTCCGGCAAGGACGCTCTCGAACTCATCGAGGAAAGCACTGCAAGCCTTGACCCGAGCCTTGGAAACAGCATCGACGTATCTGCATAAACGGGAACCACATAATCCCCCTTTCCAAACAAGCGGAAAGGGGGATTTCTTTACAGGAAGTATGAATTGCTCCATCTAAAAGCATTTTCAGGTGCTGTCTATAGACACAATAAAAATCCCCCTCCCTACGGAGGGGGATTTTCTTATGCGGCGCATGCCGCAGATTGTGACGTGATTCTCTTAGAACAGGAACTCAACGCGGCCGAAGAGGTGCGAAACCTTGTCGCTCGTGTCGAGAATGTTCTTGCCCTTGAAGTACTTCGCGGAGAGGATAACGTTCTTCCAGAGCGTGTAGTTCGTTCCGAGCTCGATACCTTTTGTCTGGAAGAGAGCACCATCCTCTGTTGCAGCCGGAGAAGCCGAACCGAGGTAACGGTACGCAACATATGCGCCCCACGAACCCTGATCCTCAGACGATGCGCCCTTGTAGTCCAGACCGAACTGATAGGACTTCTTCATCTTGGACTCTTTTGCATCGTTCATGCGTGCATATGCACCCGAGAGCTGAACGTTCTTGTCGAAGCGGTAGCCCGCATTCACTGCCCAGACAGCTGCCGTCGTGTCGTTGGCGTTCTTGAGCTCGCCCTTGAGTCCATCGGACTTGAAGCGATAGTATGCGAGACCGGCGAGCCACTTGTCGCTGTTGTGCTGAAGCTCTGCACCCTGATAGTTCGCATGTACACCATCAAGGTCATTCACCTGACCAGCCTGCAGCTTGACGCTGACATTCTTGCCGAAGCTGACCTCTGCACCCGAGAACTCACGGTCGAGAACGAGGTTGCCCGCACCCGTGTAGCCCTCAGCGGAGGCGAGCTCCATCTTGCCGAGCTTTACCATGAAGCTGTCATAGTCGCCCTGCGCCCATGCGCGCTTCAGCTGAACGCGTGCCTGATCCTTGTCATCGTCATCAATGCCGCTGTCCTTCTTCATGTTGGTTGTTGCATCGAGACGTGCATTGACCGTCCAGTGGTTGTTGACCTCAGCCGTCGGCTCAAGGCGGAAGAGGAGAAGATCGCTGTTGATCTTCTTGTGCTTATTTCCTTTGGAATCCTCAAGCGTGTCGCCCGTCTCGCTGCGCTTGCTCTCATAGGTATACTCGAGCTTGCCGTTCCACTTCACCATGTCAGCGTGCTTCTCGAGGTTTGAGACGCGAACGCCGAGGTTGTTGAGCTCGTCAGCGAACTCAGCAGCGAGGCGGTCAACGAGCGCACGATCCGAAGCGGACATATCGCCCTTTGCCATCGCCTTCGCCGTCATCTGCGCCATCTCGTAACGCGTGATGTTGCGGTCGCCGCGATACGTGCCGTCGCCGTAGCCCTCGATGACGCCATCGGAGGCGAGCTGCGTCACAGCATCGTATGCCCAGTGATCACGGGGCACATCGGAGAACGGGTTCGCAGCTGCGAACGTGGTGCTTGCTGCACCGACAACGAGAGCCGTTGCAAGTGCGGATACGAGAGTCTTCTTCATGAGAAACTCCTCCTTCTGTAAAACAGAAAACATCTGATTTCCAAAGGAGCGAGATTTCGCAAAAGTTTCCATGTTTCCTTTTCGCGATCCATTCTCTTCCCTTGGAACGATTTCATCATAGCACGTCCCGATATAAATTGCAAGTACCAATCGTCAAAAAATTTTATAGCAGGTTATAATTTTCGATTTATGTTTGTTCATCTGAAAACAAAGCAAAACGGATGCAGACATTCTGCATCCGCGCAAAGAGGCAAACTCACTCCATACAGGAGGGTGTCTATTTTATCAGCGTTTTCCTAGTGGTATTACTTTTCGTAATGTCCACGACAGGAGGCAATGTGAATAATCCCGTTTTGTTCATAATAAACAATACGATTCGTCTCATCAATACGTCTGCTCCACCATCCGCGAAGATTTCCTTTCAGCGGCTCCGACTTGCCAAGCCCATCGAGAGGACTTCTCTGAATATCGCGGAGATGGCATTGAGCCGTTTCAGTGTCTTTCGATCCTGCGTCTGCCAGTACAGATACTCTTCCCACGCACGATCTTCCCAAAGCAGCCCCATCAATCTACCTCAATCAACTCATGCTCAGAAAAATGTGCCTTCCCCATCTCAATATCACGCTTCAATTCTTCCAAGTAACGGATATTGCTTGGCGAATAAAACGGATCATTACTGCGTTCCGCCGAGATCTCGAACGGGATTTTGCGCTCGCGCACCGCTGTCTTTGCAAAGACGCAGAACGCAGTCGTCATCGTCATCCCGATCTCGGAGCAAAACTCATCAAACTGCCGCTTGAGGTCCGCATCCATACGGATGCTCACACTTGCCTGTGCCATATTCTCACCTCCTTTCTATTTTATTACATTGTATGAAAATATTTGTACGTTGTCAATTTATTTTGACGCAGATCGTTCCCCCACCAGTGCCACGGGAGACGGGACACGGATGCCGCGGGAGTTCGTGAAGATCTCGACGCGGACGCCGAACACGTCGGCAATGCGTTCCTCCGTGAGCACGTCGGCGGGCGTACCCGCATGGACGACGCGCCCCCTCTGCATCAGGACGATCTCGTCGGCATACTGCATGGCATGCGCCATATCGTGCAGCACCATGAGGATCGTCATACCATGTATGCGGTTGAGCTGTGAGATGATCTCCATGACGCGCAGCTGATGCGCCACATCGAGGTAGGTGGTCGGCTCGTCGAGGAGCAGGAGGCGCGGGCGCTGACTGAGCGCCATCGCAAGAAAGACGCGCTGCCGCTCGCCGCCCGAGAGGGTATGCACCTCGCGCTCCGCAAATGCGGAGACGTGCGCGGTCTCCATCGCCCACGCGATTGCCTCTCTGTCCTCCGGGTCTGAGCGCGTCTGAAAGAGGTTCGCATGAGCAAATCGTCCGTACGTTACAAGCTGCTCCACAGTCAGCCCCTGCGCTGCCGTACGTTCCTGCGGCAGGATGGCACGCACGCGTGCAAGCTCCTTCTCGGTGTAACTGCCGAGTTCGCGTCCATCCAGCTGAATCTCGCCCGTATAGCGGCGGTTCAGTCCGGCGAGGGCACGCAGGAGGGTGGTCTTGCCCGCGCCGTTGGGGCCAACAATGGCAGTGCGCCGCCCTGCGGCGATATCGACGCTGAGCCCGTGCAGGATCTCCTTGCCCGCAATTTTGACGCTGAGATCACGCGCCATAAGTCCCGCACTCATAGCTGCCTCCTCAGAAGATAGAGAAAGAACGGCGCACCGACTGCAGCCATGATGATGCCCACAGGAAGTTCCAAGGGAGCAAACAGCAGCCGTGCCGCCGTATCGCTGAGGGTGACGACGGCGATGCCGAGGAGCGCCGCCGCAGGGAGCAGGAAGCGATAGTCCGCTCCGATCATGAGGCGCGCCGCATGGGGAACAATCAGCCCGACGAAGCCGAGGAGTCCGACCACAGAGACGGCGCTCGCGGCGAGGAGCGCGGCGACCGCCGTGAGAAGGATGCGTGTGCGCTCGACGGCGAGCCCAATGCCGCGTGCCATGTCGTCGCCGAGCTGCAGGATGTTGAGCCGCTGCGCGGCGAGGAGCGCGAGGAGTCCCGCTGCGACAGTGTACGGCAGCAGCATCTCGACGTGCGGCCAGCTGCGCGCGGAGAGCCCTCCGACCATCCACATAAGTGCGCTGTGCACGCGGTCGCTGTAGAGGATCATCAGCGCGGAGATACCCGCGCCGAGAAACGCTGACACGGCAACGCCCGCGAGGATGATGCGCGTCGGGCGGATGCCGTCGCGCCACGCGAGGATATAGATGAGGAGTGCGGCAAGCATCGCGCCGCCGAACGCGGCAGGGGTGATGAGCCACGCCGCCCCCGGCAGCATGAGCATGATAAAAATGCCCGCAAGACCCGCACCGGACGAGATGCCGATGATGTGCGGGTCGGCGAGCGGATTTCTGAGGATCGCCTGCAGGATCGCCCCCGAAAGAGAGAGGTTGATGCCGACGAGTGCGGCGACGATGGTGCGCGGAAGGCGGATGTTCCAGAGGATCTGTGCGTTTGCTCCGCTCTGTGTGCCGCTCAGGATGCCGATGATCTCCCCAATGGGGATGTCAACAGACCCTTTCGCGGCAGAGAGGAGCATTGCAAGCACCGCAAGCACGGCAAAGAGGACGAGGAGCAGGATGCGTTTTTTCATGGATAGACAAGCCTCGCCATGTACTGTACTGCCTTTGGGTAGTCGATGCCGGGGCTGAACAGGAACATCTCCTGCGGCAGGTAGTAGACGCGTCCGTCACGGATCGCGCCGACGCTCTGCCACGCGGGGCTCTCCGCGAACATCGCCTCCATCGAGGCGCGGATCTCCGCCTCCTCACCCATGCTCGTGACAAAGATGATGTCGGGGTTCTGCGCGACGAGCGTCTCCATGCTGTAGGGCGCGGCATCGGGGTTCTTGTCCAGCGCGGGCATCCCCGCCGCTGTGTTCTCCCAGCCGAGGATGTTTGCAATGTTGCCCGCAATGCTGCCGTCAAGCTGGACGGAGAGGCCCTGTCCCGTGCTGTGGATGATGGCGACACGCTTTTTTTCCTGCGGGATGGAGGCGCGGACGGCTTCGATGTCTGCATCCATCTTGCGAATGAGTTCGTCCCCCTTTGCCTTCTCGCCCGTGAGCGTCGCAAATGTTCCGATCTCGCGCTTTACGTCCTCGAAGCTCTTCATGTCGAGGATGAGTGTCTTGATGTTGTTCGCGGCGAGGGTATCGACGAGCTTCTCATTCATTCCTTTGTTTAGGATGACGAGGTCGGGCTGCAGTGCGATGATCTTCTCCGCGTCGATCTGGTAGACTCTGCCGATGCTCGTGACATCCTTCGCCGCATCGGGGATCTTCGACTTTGAATCGGGGCGGCCGACGACACTGCCGCCGACGGCGTAGAGCGGCTCGAGGAAGGAGGCGGAGGTGACGACAATGCGCTCGGGCTTCTTGTCAAATGTGACGGTGCGCCCGTTGTCGTCCGTAATGGAGGCATACGCGCCGGCCGCATTCGTATTCTCCGCCGCAGGTGTGCCGCAGGCAGTGAGAAGAAGTGATGTCGCCGTGAAAAGGGCAAGTGCCCACTGTTTCATCATGTCAGCTCCTCCGTGTAAGGATGGTGGAGAGGTAGTTCAGCTTCTCATCCGCGTGGGCTTCGAGGTCGTAAATGATGCGCTCGTCGTCGAGCCCCGCACGGCTGACCAGCACCGCCTCCTTCGTCATGTTGTTGCGCCGCAGGAGGTCGATGATCTCAGCGGAGTTGTGGTAGACCTTCATGACAACGGCACTGCTCGCGACCGCCATGACCTCCTCAAGGCGCTCCTGCTCCGCCGTGCCGGGGATGATGGCGAGCACGTCGTTGCCCTCCACGATTGGGCGGCCGACGCGGCTGCCGATGGCGATAAAGGCAGGTATGCCGGGGATGGTGACGATGTTCACGTCCTCATGTTCGAGGAGACGGAACACATAGATGTAGGTGCTGAAGAACATGGGATCGCCGAGCGTCAAAAAGGCAACGTTTTTGCCCGCATTCAGGAGTGCAAGGATCTCCGCCTTGTTCGCCTCCCACGCGCCCGTGTCTTCCGCGAAATCCTTTACCATCGGAAAGACTTGGTAAACGATCTCGATATCTTTTTTCAGGTACGGGCGTGCGATTTCGAGAGCGACACTGCCGTCCTTCTTCTCCGTCTTGGGGGCAATGAGGACATCCGCCGCCTCGATTGCCTTGATTGCCTTGACGGTGAGAAGCTCGGGGTCGCCGGGGCCGACGCCGATGCCATAGAATGTTCCGCGCATAAAATCTTCCTTCCATGTAAAAATAAACATTGTTTTCGCTCCGGTGGAAGAACAGAGCGAGATCTGGAATCAAAAATCCTCCCTCATAGTACATATGAAGGAGGATTTTGTCAAATGCAAAGCGTTGTCTTTAGGCGTATTTTCACTTAAAAAACGCTGTTTACATCAGCATCGCGAGCATCGTACCTGCCGCAACCGCGGTGCCGATAACCCCGGCGACGTTCGGCCCCATGGCGTGCATGAGGAGGTAGTTGCCAGGCTTTGCCTTGATGCCGACGATCTGGCTGACGCGCGCCGCCATCGGAACAGCGGAGACGCCCGCAGAGCCGATGAGGGGGTTGACCTTCCAGCCCGTCGCACGGCACATGATCTTGCCGAGGACAACGCCCGCCGCCGTGCCGAAGATGAATGCGACGAGACCAAGGCAGATGATGAGAATGGTCTCCTTGACGAGGAAGCTCTCCGCGCTCATCGTGAGACCCGTGCCGAGTGCGAGGAAGATCGTGACCGTGTTGATGAGGGCGTTCTGCGCCGTATCGGAGAGACGATCCGTCACGCCGCTCTCGCGGAAGAGGTTGCCGAGCATCAGCATGCCGAGCAGTGCCGTGATGGACGGCAGCAGCAGACTGATGAAGATGGTCGAGACAATCGGGAACGCGATGCGCTCGAACTTCGTGACCTCACGAGCCTGCTCCATGACGACCTCACGCTCTTTCTTTGTGGTGAGGAGCTTCATAACGGGCGGCTGAATGAGCGGCACGAGTGCCATGTAGGTGTATGCCGCAACGGCGATTGCACCGAGGAGATGCGGCGCCATCTTGGTCGCGAGGTAGATCGAGGTCGGACCGTCCGCGCCGCCGATGATGCCGATGGAGCCCGCTTCCTGTGCCGTGAAGTCAAGCATCATCGCGCCGAGCAGGGCGACGAAAACACCGAACTGTGCCGCCGCACCCATGAGCAGGCTCGAGGGCCGTGCAATCAGCGGACCGAAGTCCGTCATCGCACCGACACCGAGGAAGATGAGCGGCGGGAAGATCTCGTATTTGATACCCATGCCGATCGCGGACATGACTCCCGGCTCCTCAAAGCCGTTGAACGGAATGTTCGCGAGGATACAGCCGAAGGCAATCGGGCTCAGGAGCAGCGGCTCGAAGTCACGTGCAAACGCGAGGTAGAGCAAGACAAGTCCGACACCAATCATGATAACGTTGCCGCCGCTCATGCCGACAAATCCGCTGCCGTCAACAACTGCCTGCAGGGAGACAGTAAACGCATTGATAAAATCCATAATCTGTCACTCCCTTCTCAGCGCGGCGTGCGCATACCCTGTGTGCGTCCGAAGTTGCGCCATGCAGGCTGCTCTGCCGGACGGATCGCGTGGATCTGCTCGGCGCTGTAGCCACAGGCGGTGACGGCAGCCGCAATAACAGCGACGGTCTCCGTGCTGAGCCCTGTGGGTACGGCAGGGGCAACGGGGGCTGCGGGGGCAGGCGCGGGAGCGGCAGGGGCGGATGCGGGCGGCTCCGCCTTCTTCTTCGTCGGGTCAAGCAAATGGGTCAGCTCGATGAGCCCCCAGATCGCTGTCAACACAGCAAAGACGATGACCATGTTGATGACCATGATGACAAAAGGATTGTCGGTTACGGGTTGATGCATAAACTCACCTCATCTTGTTTTTCGCCTCGTGAACGCCGCCGCATTACCCGTATACGGAGACAGGCCGAGGATCTTTATGTATATTGTGAAAATAGCGCTTTCGTTATTATGCTGGATTTCAGATGATTTTACAAGTTTTATTTTCGTTTTTCCTTATGCAACTTTTGCATATTTCCTATAAATACGGCGTTCAATCCGCACGTGCCGCGTCGAAGGCGCGCTTCACCGCGGCATAAATTTTATCATAACTGTCTCCCGGCTGCGCCTCGTAGAGCTTTTCCCCGTCCATGAAGATGCTCGGGACGTAATAGTACTCCCCCGCGAACGGCTGCACCTGTTCCGGTTGTTTGTTCTCGTCAAGAAATATGACGCACACGTCCTCATCATAGCCCTCGGCACGCAGCGCATCCATTGCACGATGCGCGTTTGCACAGTAGGGACAGCCCTCCATCTCGATCATAATCAGGTGTTTCATGGCAGTTCTCCTTTCGGAAGTTAGGAACAATAAGCGATGTCTATCATAGCACAAAGTTTTATCTAATGCAAAAAGGCGGCAAACACCTCGTTGCCGACCTTCATGCCTTCATTCGTCAGAGCGACGAATCCGTCTGCACGGCGCAGCAACCCCTGCGCGATATATTTCTCAATCACCGCTCCATAAACAGTATCAATGTCCACACCAAATGCGCGTGAAAAATCCGCCGTATCAATCCCCTCTCGTGTGCGCAGTGCGAGAAAGGCGTACTCTTCCATTGCATTCGTGCGGGTGCGCTCCGTATCCTCGGGCGTGCGGACACTCCTGCCCGTCTGTATGGCGCGGATGTACTTCTCCGTGTCAGGTTCGTTGCCCAAGCGTACGCCGTCCACATAGCCGTGCGCCGCTGCGCCGACACCGAGGTAGGGAACGTTTCTCCAATAGCCGAGGTTGTGACGGCTCTCACAGCCCTGCCGTGCAAAGTTCGAGATCTCGTAGCGCACATAGCCGCGTGCGGGAAGTGCCGCCGTCAGCCAGTCGTACATCTCCTCCGCCGCGTCCTCTGTGGGAAGCGCAAGCTTCCCCTGTGCCTCTGCCGCAGCAAACGGCGTTCCCTCCTCGACGGTCAGCCCGTAGACGGAGATGTGCTCAGGGACAAGCGCAAGTGCTTCGTCGACGCTTTTCTTCAGGTCATCGAGGGTCTGCGTCGGAAGACCATACATCAGGTCGAGACTGATGTTCTCGAACCCCGCCGCACGCGCCGCGCGAAATGCCTGCTCCGCCTCCGCAGCTGTGTGGATGCGCCCGATGACGCGAAGCAGACGATCGTCGAAGCTCTGCACACCAAGGCTGAGACGGTTTGCCCCCGCCGCGCGAAGCTGCGTGAGATACGCTGCGTCCACGGTACCGGGATTCGCCTCGACGGTGCATTCCACAGGCGTTCCCGCCGCCGTGCGAAGCGTCTCCAGAATTCCGGTGAGCAGTGCAGCGGGCAGTGCCGTCGGCGTGCCGCCGCCGAGGTAGACCGTTGCCGCATCGCCCCACCGCGCACGAAGCGGCGGCACCTCGCGCAGGATCTCTGCCCGAAGCGCCGCCGCGTAGTCCTCCATCTCCGCGCGCGTATCTTTTCCGACGGCGGAGGAAATGAAGTCACAGTATGCACATTTTTTCACGCAGTAGGGGATGTGGGCATAGATGCCCCATTGTGTCGCCTGTGCGTTATTCATCAATTTTCAGCACCGCCATAAATGCCTCCTGCGGGAGCTCCACACTGCCGACCGCCTTCATGCGCTTCTTGCCCTCCTTCTGCTTTTCGAGGAGCTTGCGCTTGCGTGTGATGTCGCCGCCGTAGCATTTCGCAAGGACGTCCTTGCGCCGCGCGCGCACGTTCTCGCGCGCGATAATCTTGCTCCCGATCGCCGCCTGAATCGGGATCTCGAACATCTGCTGCGGGATGATGCCCTTCAGCTTTACGGCAAGCTGACGGCCGCGTGCAACGGCGCGGTCACGGTGAACAATGGTCGAGAGGGCATCCACGGGGTCGCCGTTGAGCAGGATGTCGAGTTTGACGA encodes:
- a CDS encoding OadG family protein, with the protein product MHQPVTDNPFVIMVINMVIVFAVLTAIWGLIELTHLLDPTKKKAEPPASAPAAPAPAPAAPVAPAVPTGLSTETVAVIAAAVTACGYSAEQIHAIRPAEQPAWRNFGRTQGMRTPR
- the hemW gene encoding radical SAM family heme chaperone HemW, with protein sequence MNNAQATQWGIYAHIPYCVKKCAYCDFISSAVGKDTRAEMEDYAAALRAEILREVPPLRARWGDAATVYLGGGTPTALPAALLTGILETLRTAAGTPVECTVEANPGTVDAAYLTQLRAAGANRLSLGVQSFDDRLLRVIGRIHTAAEAEQAFRAARAAGFENISLDLMYGLPTQTLDDLKKSVDEALALVPEHISVYGLTVEEGTPFAAAEAQGKLALPTEDAAEEMYDWLTAALPARGYVRYEISNFARQGCESRHNLGYWRNVPYLGVGAAAHGYVDGVRLGNEPDTEKYIRAIQTGRSVRTPEDTERTRTNAMEEYAFLALRTREGIDTADFSRAFGVDIDTVYGAVIEKYIAQGLLRRADGFVALTNEGMKVGNEVFAAFLH
- a CDS encoding glutaredoxin, which translates into the protein MKHLIMIEMEGCPYCANAHRAMDALRAEGYDEDVCVIFLDENKQPEQVQPFAGEYYYVPSIFMDGEKLYEAQPGDSYDKIYAAVKRAFDAARAD
- a CDS encoding sodium ion-translocating decarboxylase subunit beta; its protein translation is MDFINAFTVSLQAVVDGSGFVGMSGGNVIMIGVGLVLLYLAFARDFEPLLLSPIAFGCILANIPFNGFEEPGVMSAIGMGIKYEIFPPLIFLGVGAMTDFGPLIARPSSLLMGAAAQFGVFVALLGAMMLDFTAQEAGSIGIIGGADGPTSIYLATKMAPHLLGAIAVAAYTYMALVPLIQPPVMKLLTTKKEREVVMEQAREVTKFERIAFPIVSTIFISLLLPSITALLGMLMLGNLFRESGVTDRLSDTAQNALINTVTIFLALGTGLTMSAESFLVKETILIICLGLVAFIFGTAAGVVLGKIMCRATGWKVNPLIGSAGVSAVPMAARVSQIVGIKAKPGNYLLMHAMGPNVAGVIGTAVAAGTMLAMLM
- the cobI gene encoding precorrin-2 C(20)-methyltransferase, whose amino-acid sequence is MRGTFYGIGVGPGDPELLTVKAIKAIEAADVLIAPKTEKKDGSVALEIARPYLKKDIEIVYQVFPMVKDFAEDTGAWEANKAEILALLNAGKNVAFLTLGDPMFFSTYIYVFRLLEHEDVNIVTIPGIPAFIAIGSRVGRPIVEGNDVLAIIPGTAEQERLEEVMAVASSAVVMKVYHNSAEIIDLLRRNNMTKEAVLVSRAGLDDERIIYDLEAHADEKLNYLSTILTRRS
- a CDS encoding ABC transporter substrate-binding protein, which produces MMKQWALALFTATSLLLTACGTPAAENTNAAGAYASITDDNGRTVTFDKKPERIVVTSASFLEPLYAVGGSVVGRPDSKSKIPDAAKDVTSIGRVYQIDAEKIIALQPDLVILNKGMNEKLVDTLAANNIKTLILDMKSFEDVKREIGTFATLTGEKAKGDELIRKMDADIEAVRASIPQEKKRVAIIHSTGQGLSVQLDGSIAGNIANILGWENTAAGMPALDKNPDAAPYSMETLVAQNPDIIFVTSMGEEAEIRASMEAMFAESPAWQSVGAIRDGRVYYLPQEMFLFSPGIDYPKAVQYMARLVYP
- a CDS encoding FecCD family ABC transporter permease gives rise to the protein MKKRILLLVLFAVLAVLAMLLSAAKGSVDIPIGEIIGILSGTQSGANAQILWNIRLPRTIVAALVGINLSLSGAILQAILRNPLADPHIIGISSGAGLAGIFIMLMLPGAAWLITPAAFGGAMLAALLIYILAWRDGIRPTRIILAGVAVSAFLGAGISALMILYSDRVHSALMWMVGGLSARSWPHVEMLLPYTVAAGLLALLAAQRLNILQLGDDMARGIGLAVERTRILLTAVAALLAASAVSVVGLLGFVGLIVPHAARLMIGADYRFLLPAAALLGIAVVTLSDTAARLLFAPLELPVGIIMAAVGAPFFLYLLRRQL